The Thalassomonas actiniarum genome contains the following window.
CGCTTCTCCCTGCGGTGTTAGTTTGTTTCTGTATTGTGCCCGGTCAAAGAGTTCCAGGCCGAGTTCTTTTTCCAGGTTCTTTATCGCTACGCTGATAGTAGGTTGTGTTCTATGCAGGTTTTTAGCTGCCACCCGCAGAGATCCGCCCTCAACAATTGCTTGCAGCGATTTCAGTTGATCTAAAGTCATCACATCTCCTTAGGTAAAAGCTAACATCTACGTAGTATATTCGAAATATTCTTTGAATATTCCTAATGATATTCTTTCCGCATGATTAAGTGAAGCCAAGTTATTACATGGCGATTGGACGGAAAGTGACAATTATGAACAAACACACAGATGTATTGATTATTGGCGGAGGCTTTGCCGGAGTAGGTGTCGCCCAAAAGTTATCAAAAGAGGGAGTTGATGTTACTTTAATCGACAGGAAAAATTATTTTGAAGTAACGTTCGCGACACTACGTAATGTTACCGCCCCCAAGAAGCACGGGAACACGCCGCGCAAACTTTATAATGATTTTATTGACGGCACTTTTATTCAGGGGAGCGTAAGTGCTATGAATGACAGCAAGGTGATGCTTGAATCTGGCGATATTATCCACTTTAAACAAGCCATTATCGCATCAGGCAGTCGTTACCCTACGTTACCTGAGGCCAAGTCAAATTCAAAATTTGACTATGCTGAGCGCAACCAGGAAATGCTGGATGCCCACGAGTCTCTTTCATCAGCTCAGTCTGTGCTGGTGATTGGCGGTGGTGTGGTAGGTGTTGAGTTTGCAGGTGAAATTGCCAGTGCCTTTCCCGGTAAAGATATAACGCTTGTTCATAGTAAGGATAGTTTGTTAGATAATTCAGAGCCTAAGGCGCAACGTAAGGTATTGGAGCAGTTAACCGCGAAAGGTGTGAAGGTAAAACTCAATCGAAAACTCTCAAAGCATGAAGGTAGTTACCGCTGTGCTAACACGGGTGAGACGATTAAGGCGGACGTTGTTTATGAATGTGTTGGCATGGTCCCGAATACCGAGTTCTTGCAAGCGGAATTGGCCGACGTGCTTGATAGTAGTGGTTTTATCGCCGTTGACGAATATATGCGAGTTAAGGGTTATGAAAATCTGTACTCATTGGGGGATTGCGCTACCCTCGACAGCCATAAGCATGGTTATCTTGCCAGTGTGCAGGGTGCTCGTTTAGCGGATATGTTGTTAAAAGCGATGAAGGGAAAAAAGGTTAAACCTTATAAAACCCCTCCGGTTGTTGTGGTAACCCCGACAGGGACTGATTCTGGAGTGGCGCAGCTGCCGTTTGCGGTTACTACCATGAACTTTTTTGTGAACCTGAAACAAAAAGACCTGGGGATCAGTAATATGTACAAAATGTATGGGACTGTACCGGACAGTTAAGCGCTTTTTAAGGGATGGCTTGTGATTTCGTTGCTAAAGCAGGTCATCCTTAAGTTTTACTAGTTATATAAAACAGTGCTTTGTCTCACTTGTTTATAATACTTAGCTGATGCAGTGCATCCAGCTCAGACTAATCGTATAATGCGATACTACTGAGACTTTACGAGCAAGACCATAGTTAATGCCAATCACTAACCAAACCGGTTTACCCGAATCTGCCGAGCTAAATCAAAATCACCAGCACTTCAAAGTATTTAAGCCATATGGTTTTTTAAGTCAGTTTGTACCCGAATCACGAAAGAAGAAACGCCTGTTAGGTGAGCTGTTTAACTTTCCCGATAAAACGATGGCGATAGGGCGATTAGATCACGACTCTGAAGGGTTATTGTTACTGACCACCGACGGTATGATGAGCTACGAAGTCAGAAGCAAAGGCATAGAAAAAGAGTACTATGTGCAAGTTGATGGAACGATCACTGAAGAGGCCATATTACAGCTGCAAAAGGGAGTTGAGATTGGCATCAACGGCACTAAATACCTGACCCTGCCTTGTAAAGTCGTAAAGCTGGACGGTGAGCCTCAACTTCCCGATCGTGGCCGTAAAATCCGCGATCCCAGACATGGCCCTACCAGCTGGATTTCTATTACCCTCTGTGAAGGGAAAAACCGTCAGATAAGAAAAATGACGGCTGCTGTGGGCTTTGCCACATTAAGACTGGTAAGGGTTCGGATTGGCGACATTCATATTGAGAGCTTGAATGCCGGTGATGTTGTTACCTTGCCTGATTTTGACGCTGCACTTAATCGCTAATGCCTCAATGAGCAAAGTTTGGGGGCTTGCCCTAGGATTAGGCCGTTAATCTTTATTCGCATCAGCTGAGCAGGTAAAGCAAATACTTTATGGTTTAAAACAGCTCTACAAGAGTGCCAGAGTCAAAGTGCAAACCCACAATGTCTTGCCTTGACTGTGGTGCCTGTTTTAGTGCGGCAAGTACGAAGTTCACCATATCTTCTCCATCATCACCACCGATGTTAAAATGACAATTTGCGCCGATAAAAGTGAGCTCAGGAGGTCCAAGGTGAAAAGCATGGGCTAATAAGGTGAGGAAACCACTTTCACTGGAGAGCACATAACATCTTCCACCGTGGGGTAAGGATAGTACCCGGCGTTTTTTTTCCGTGACTCCCCCGGCTTCCAGGGCAAGCAGTAATTTGTCCTGCGCTGCGGAATAAGGGGCCGGGGTGGGGACAAAAAAGAACAAGCGAGAATCCCCCTGGGGCAGGGGCGCCAGCGTTGAAGTGATCGTTGTCATAATTTGCTCTGAAACCCGGCGTTCATCACAAAGGGTGAAATCTTCTTCCCAGTTGATCTGAGGCAGTGTTGGCTTTGCTACCATCCTTGTTTTGCTCCATATGCCAGTAGTTTCAATAATCCCTTGAGAACTTCTTGTGGTTTGTTCTCATGCTTTAATATGCGCTGAACACCAACGATGCGCGCATTTACAATTAATTTGCCGTTATGGGTTACGAACCTGAGTATAGATTGACCCGCATTGTTATTGATACTGAAAATAGTCAGGCCATCTTTAGCCCGATAACTACCATAGAGCATGTCTACCCGGCCCACAGCAATGCCACCTGCCTGTCCGCCCAGCCCGGTCCTGAGAAAAGTTTGCCCCGGCACCTTGAGGATACGGATGCTGCCGAACGAACCGACAGCAATGGAGGTTACGATAAAGATACCTTTGCCAATCGAACGCCCCACCTGAGGGTCTCCCCCGGTGAGTGTCGCTATTTTTGAACCCATTGCTCCTGCTCCCTGGCCAAGGACATTATAACCATGTCCTTTGTTAGCGCCGGCAAGTTGTAAAAAACCATCGGCAACTGTGTTAACCCCGAGAGCTGTGACCGCGAAGCCGGCAGCCGTGGTGCCGGGTTCCGGGATTATAATGCCAATAAATCCTATACCTGTTTCTATCACACCGAGCATAACCTTACCCGTTCCCCAGGCAACTCTGGATAATAGCCCGGCATGCGTTTTGGCGATGTCAACCTGTAGCGCACTTTTGAGAGATTCGGCGACTTCCTGTGCAGAGTATTTAGAAAAAAGGCCGCTAGTATCTAAACGTATGAGCTTAAGCTTGTGCTCGACTTCATAGCCGTCGATGTCTAGGGTGGGATTAAAAAAAGTAATTTTATAACCAAGACCACCTTGTTCTGGCAGAGCGATAGTTTTTAACAATAGCATGGATAGTTGCAGGTCAAACGAATCCACAAATTTATCAATGACATCGTCAATAATCATGGCTTTTTCCTGTTAAAAGCATCCGTTGCACTTTATGAATCAGGCCTGCGTGGTGCTATAAGCCTAGCACTTGGCCCCTTAGGTAGCAAAAGAAGCTTATTGGGATTTTAAGCATGGCACCAAAAGGGTCGAGCTGTGGCAAAGGCAGAAAAGCAAGGCTGGACAGCTAAAAATTGATTTATTTCTAGCAAGACTGGACATATATGGTCATGTTTGTTAGCGGTTCAAATTTGTTAAATGCATTGCTTTTTTAGTCAATTACTATACTCTAGTAAACTCTTCGTTTTGTCATTTATCCTGTATAGCTGGCCAAGCGCCCAATCCTTGAGGCAGCCAAATGACAAACCTTCGTATGTGTTACCAAACCATTGAGTTTGGAAAAATAGATATTCACCTCTGCACACTGCGTAATAAACAAGAATTTCACGACCCCGAGGGTATTGCTGAAAAACTAGGTATATCTTCGGCCTCTTGGCCAATTTTTGGAATCGTTTGGCCATCAAGTCTGGTGTTGGCACACCATATGTTTGATTATGATATAGGTGCTAAACGCGTGCTAGAAATTGGATGTGGAACCGCTCTTAGTAGCTTACTGTTAAATAAGCAGCACATCGATATTACAGCAACTGACTATCATCCCGAAGTTGAAAGCTTTCTGAATAGAAATACAGAACTTAATGGGAATGACCGGATTCCTTTTGAGAGAACAAGCTGGGCAGACAACAATGATAGCTTAGGGCGCTTTGATTTAATAATTGGCAGCGATCTATTGTATGAAGAAGAGCACATTGAATTACTTTCGGGTTTTATTCGAGCGCATTCAAATCCAGTATGCGAAGTGATTATTGTTGACCCGG
Protein-coding sequences here:
- a CDS encoding FAD-dependent oxidoreductase — its product is MNKHTDVLIIGGGFAGVGVAQKLSKEGVDVTLIDRKNYFEVTFATLRNVTAPKKHGNTPRKLYNDFIDGTFIQGSVSAMNDSKVMLESGDIIHFKQAIIASGSRYPTLPEAKSNSKFDYAERNQEMLDAHESLSSAQSVLVIGGGVVGVEFAGEIASAFPGKDITLVHSKDSLLDNSEPKAQRKVLEQLTAKGVKVKLNRKLSKHEGSYRCANTGETIKADVVYECVGMVPNTEFLQAELADVLDSSGFIAVDEYMRVKGYENLYSLGDCATLDSHKHGYLASVQGARLADMLLKAMKGKKVKPYKTPPVVVVTPTGTDSGVAQLPFAVTTMNFFVNLKQKDLGISNMYKMYGTVPDS
- a CDS encoding pseudouridine synthase, with amino-acid sequence MPITNQTGLPESAELNQNHQHFKVFKPYGFLSQFVPESRKKKRLLGELFNFPDKTMAIGRLDHDSEGLLLLTTDGMMSYEVRSKGIEKEYYVQVDGTITEEAILQLQKGVEIGINGTKYLTLPCKVVKLDGEPQLPDRGRKIRDPRHGPTSWISITLCEGKNRQIRKMTAAVGFATLRLVRVRIGDIHIESLNAGDVVTLPDFDAALNR
- a CDS encoding class I SAM-dependent methyltransferase produces the protein MTNLRMCYQTIEFGKIDIHLCTLRNKQEFHDPEGIAEKLGISSASWPIFGIVWPSSLVLAHHMFDYDIGAKRVLEIGCGTALSSLLLNKQHIDITATDYHPEVESFLNRNTELNGNDRIPFERTSWADNNDSLGRFDLIIGSDLLYEEEHIELLSGFIRAHSNPVCEVIIVDPGRGRKNKLAKSLLEFGYIPSFSKPENTDYLDSDFKGHILKFLRLE